Proteins from a genomic interval of Ictalurus furcatus strain D&B chromosome 2, Billie_1.0, whole genome shotgun sequence:
- the mapk3 gene encoding mitogen-activated protein kinase 3: MAESGNSAAAVAAATGAAGSNSSAAAAGGTAAPGGATGAAGSKPGLESVKGQNFDVGPRYTDLQYIGEGAYGMVCSAFDNVNKLRVAIKKISPFEHQTYCQRTLREIKILLRFRHENIIGINDILRARRIDYMRDVYIVQDLMETDLYKLLKTQQLSNDHICYFLYQILRGLKYIHSANVLHRDLKPSNLLINTTCDLKICDFGLARIADPEHDHTGFLTEYVATRWYRAPEIMLNSKGYTKSIDIWSVGCILAEMLSNRPIFPGKHYLDQLNHILGILGSPSQEDLNCIINMKARNYLQSLPQKPKIPWNKLFPKADSKALDLLDRMLTFNPIKRITVEEALAHTYLEQYYDPTDEPVAEEPFTFNMELDDLPKEKLKELIFEETARFQANYQGS, encoded by the exons ATGGCGGAGTCGGGCAACAGCGCAGCAGCGGTGGCGGCTGCAACAGGAGCCGCGGGCTCGAACAGCAGCGCCGCCGCTGCTGGAGGAACAGCCGCGCCTGGTGGAGCCACTGGAGCCGCGGGATCCAAACCCGGCCTGGAGTCGGTGAAGGGACAAAATTTCGACGTGGGCCCGCGCTACACCGACCTCCAGTATATTGGGGAGGGGGCCTATGGGATGGTCTG CTCTGCTTTTGACAACGTGAACAAGCTCCGAGTGGCCATTAAGAAGATCAGCCCATTCGAGCACCAGACGTACTGCCAGCGCACGCTGAGAGAGATCAAGATCTTGCTGCGCTTCCGCCACGAGAACATCATTGGCATCAACGACATCCTGAGAGCGCGCCGCATTGACTACATGCGCGATGT CTACATCGTCCAGGACCTGATGGAGACAGACCTGTACAAGTTGCTGAAGACCCAACAGCTCAGCAACGATCACATCTGCTACTTTCTGTACCAGATCCTGCGTGGGCTGAAGTACATTCACTCTGCCAATGTCCTCCACAGAGACCTAAAGCCCTCCAACCTGCTCATCAACACCACCTGTGACCTCAAG ATCTGTGACTTTGGGTTGGCACGGATAGCCGACCCAGAGCATGACCACACTGGATTCCTCACAGAGTATGTGGCCACTCGCTGGTACCGTGCTCCAGAGATCATGCTCAATTCCAAG GGCTACACAAAGTCCATTGATATCTGGTCAGTGGGTTGCATCCTGGCTGAGATGTTGTCCAATCGGCCCATTTTCCCAGGAAAGCACTATCTGGACCAACTTAATCATATACTTG GTATCCTTGGCTCTCCTTCTCAGGAAGATCTAAACTGTATAATCAACATGAAAGCCAGGAACTACTTGCAGTCTCTCCCACAGAAGCCCAAAATTCCCTGGAACAAGCTCTTCCCCAAGGCGGACAGCAAAg CTCTGGATTTGTTGGATCGCATGTTGACGTTTAACCCCATCAAGCGTATAACAGTGGAAGAAGCACTGGCGCACACTTACCTGGAGCAGTACTATGACCCCACTGATGAG CCGGTGGCTGAGGAGCCCTTCACCTTTAACATGGAGCTAGATGACCTTCCTAAGGAGAAGCTGAAGGAACTCATCTTTGAGGAAACGGCACGATTCCAGGCCAACTACCAAGGCTCCTGA